From a single Mycosarcoma maydis chromosome 14, whole genome shotgun sequence genomic region:
- a CDS encoding uncharacterized protein (related to CDC24 - Guanine nucleotide exchange factor (GEF or GDP-release factor)) → MGLFDVGSLRVKKLSYAKDASNDSAPASWRHAQDKLAQHAGLYSDVRHGASTRSLSANHASQPLSPDTFHAKRSVSSAIPREAARQSKLERMMGAGIPQVHVVSHQDRRLPSGLVDRAQPSVDSPHHRSQLPPAAPRNRLLSRTKSISDFSEPPSSFSRTFSTDISSTVGGATTFTEMSEVECPVCLEPLSHRLAGEKPHVVPICGHALHNACFTAIYGPPEVLLAAQNPGSRLCGAGSTSRHSVGPPGMCGVCRKPIALGESTSAKSQKLAGIKAAEPGSPLLQSSLPHAIPQAHADDPLESQQALKGRHTMSSSASFSSSSSGTQTLPTMRARPEFPTVYSKSNGKQNGKVNVVSVLSIEVPTRRSPFELRDHALDTISDEYAEDNSVDAAREDNDSFSDDLKRGSPADQVDKLDALGMVDSSRNPMPDARVGSAEQVDTQNVLARPDTPEDQAFSFAATPPALAAPDPTHAVLKDLQQRVADWKGHSIEHFGPLALHDLLNIRQDSVIREFHVYLFQEALLCVTEERRKGLGRFMTNAAATIADTGASETEMAKPALKLKGRIYLRHIRRVLDSSVAGEHTLSITMDDDNLDQFVLCFREIGTMQVWKSRLKELTDEDVGKSPTMKAAPLPASSTADSSAAHQSSAVQLATQTSEYQQSTSSAAQPAGVTALGPHHSTQQPVISGAASVLSGKSGSHNGPVGVVQSHSSRRLSNVSSSLHSNHGTGSKAAHRVSAPSDAVPSHQQWSSSGGLDPRIPPPSMLPHTPIDLVIMISVPSVLPEHMSGSISSSAALKLRLIRSTLDFIVHSLGPNDRISIVAFSVGIDGEVKRTGLLNPHREASQQLLQEFVQNIGRPWETQDADPFSVDLSKLGGSSERIDSVTAVNVGLDVVLGRKAKNPITSMMLINDTSDGPKRNQMDLVMARAEAANVAIHCFGYGKTHDPSSLWLLSNHTRGSYTFVREWHQLRECVAGCLGSTMSVALTDVKVHIGVPQDNYFRIRKIAGLPGAIISSSGKDVDIDIGEIKFGEAKDLLVELELDLTSLLPTLMESRRDSKSIGPGPIEQGSATDDFMQRMGIQDLSLTDSDGAEGFLEQMVEEVGVFEADVSFRDPATGLTTSRLPNPGILTLEIDMHSTDPLTNGPPGLTAVVAEPTVTRRRLEVLVSEMMTRSLLLISRKNYGQALRVITETRRIIDTVVQALNGPNQNKRRSLVVHRSSQRKLREAANQRTICSLMAMMSDLDILSEGLDHQHRSSFDRDGRNFGAQQAMILRDQKAWTTRTDTEHLYFRDDNAAAFTAWSASFASMR, encoded by the coding sequence ATGGGTCTTTTCGACGTCGGCTCTCTTCGAGTCAAGAAACTCTCTTACGCCAAGGATGCCTCGAATGACAGCGCTCCAGCTTCATGGCGTCACGCACAAGACAAGTTGGCCCAGCATGCTGGGCTCTATTCGGACGTACGCCATGGCGCTTCAACTCGCTCCCTCTCGGCCAACCATGCTTCCCAACCCCTCTCACCAGACACTTTCCACGCCAAGCGTAGTGTATCGAGCGCAATACCCAGGGAGGCTGCCAGGCAAAGCAAGCTCGAACGTATGATGGGCGCCGGTATTCCTCAGGTACATGTCGTCAGCCATCAGGATCGTCGCCTGCCGTCAGGTCTCGTCGACCGCGCACAACCCTCCGTCGACTCGCCTCATCACCGTAGTCAGCTGCCGCCAGCTGCGCCGCGCAATCGATTATTGAGCAGGACTAAATCCATCTCTGATTTCAGCGAgccaccatcatccttCTCGCGCACGTTTTCCACCGACATCTCCAGTACTGTTGGAGGTGCTACCACCTTTACCGAGATGTCCGAGGTCGAGTGTCCTGTCTGTCTTGAGCCGCTCTCACATCGACTTGCTGGCGAAAAGCCACACGTGGTTCCCATCTGCGGCCACGCGCTTCACAATGCCTGCTTCACCGCCATTTATGGCCCTCCCGaagtgctgctggctgctcAGAATCCTGGCAGCCGATTGTGCGGCGCCGGATCGACTTCCCGGCACAGCGTCGGCCCTCCCGGCATGTGCGGAGTATGCCGGAAGCCTATTGCGTTAGGCGAgtccacctcggccaaATCGCAAAAGCTTGCAGGCATCAAAGCGGCCGAACCCGGGTCGCCATTGCTTCAGTCCTCGCTCCCACACGCCATCCCACAAGCACACGCCGATGATCCTCTGGAATCGCAGCAGGCACTCAAGGGGCGCCACACAATGAGTTCATCTGCCTCCTTCAgttccagctcgtcgggCACTCAGACTCTTCCCACCATGCGAGCAAGACCCGAGTTTCCGACTGTCTACTCCAAGTCCAACGGAAAGCAGAATGGAAAGGTCAATGTGGTCTCGGTGCTATCCATCGAGGTTCCCACGCGTCGCTCTCCGTtcgagctgcgagatcACGCGCTCGATACCATCTCGGACGAATATGCCGAAGACAACAGCGTTGACGCAGCTCGCGAAGACAACGACTCTTTCTCGGACGATCTCAAGCGAGGCAGCCCAGCCGACCAGGTTGATAAGCTAGACGCTCTCGGCATGGTCGATTCAAGTCGAAACCCTATGCCCGACGCTCGTGTCGGCTCGGCCGAGCAAGTCGACACGCAGAACGTCTTGGCTCGTCCTGACACACCCGAGGATCAGGCTTTCTCTTTCGCTGCCACTCCgcctgcgcttgctgccCCCGACCCAACGCACGCCGTTCTGAAggatctgcagcagcgcgtAGCCGACTGGAAAGGTCACTCAATCGAGCACTTTGGCCCCCTTGCTCTGCACGACTTGCTCAACATTCGTCAAGACTCAGTCATCCGCGAGTTTCACGTCTACCTTTTCCAGGAAGCGTTGCTCTGCGTCACCGAGGAACGACGTAAAGGCCTGGGTCGATTCATGACCAACGCTGCAGCGACTATTGCCGACACCGGCGCTtccgagaccgagatggccaagcCCGCCTTGAAGCTCAAGGGTAGAATCTATCTCCGTCACATTCGTCGCGTACTTGACTCATCCGTGGCCGGCGAACACACGCTCAGTATCACCATGGATGACGATAACCTCGACCAATTTGTGCTCTGCTTCCGAGAGATTGGCACCATGCAAGTCTGGAAATCACGCCTCAAAGAGCTCACCGACGAGGATGTTGGAAAGTCTCCCACTATGAAAGCCGCTCCATTGCCTGCATCGTCAACCGCTGACAGCTCCGCTGCTCACCAGAGCTCTGCTGTGCAGCTAGCAACCCAGACGTCCGAGTACCAACAGTCGACCTCATCAGCAGCTCAGCCTGCCGGTGTTACCGCCTTGGGCCCGCATCATTCCACACAACAGCCCGTCATCAGTGGCGCAGCTTCCGTCCTGAGTGGCAAATCTGGCTCTCATAACGGTCCTGTGGGTGTAGTCCAGTCGCACTCCAGTCGAAGGCTGTCCAACGTGTCGTCCAGTCTCCACAGCAACCATGGCACTGGCTCCAAGGCTGCGCATCGAGTCTCTGCTCCCAGTGACGCTGTCCCCTCGCACCAACAGTGGTCTAGCTCCGGAGGTCTGGATCCACGAATTCCGCCTCCCAGCATGCTTCCTCACACGCCAATtgacctcgtcatcatgATATCGGTGCCTTCGGTGCTGCCAGAGCACATGTCGGGCTCCATCAGCTCCTCGGCGGCGCTCAAATTGCGTCTCATCCGTTCTACGCTTGATTTTATCGTTCACAGTCTGGGCCCCAACGACCGCATCTCGATTGTCGCCTTCTCTGTCGGTATCGATGGCGAGGTCAAGAGAACAGGCCTGCTCAATCCGCACCGCGAGGCCAGCCAACAGCTTTTGCAAGAGTTTGTTCAGAACATTGGCCGTCCCTGGGAGACGCAGGATGCTGATCCTTTCAGCGTTGACCTTAGCAAGTTGGGCGgctcgagcgagcgcatcgactcAGTCACTGCTGTCAACGTTGGTCTCGACGTGGTGCTCGGCAGGAAAGCCAAAAATCCAATCACTAGCATGATGCTCATCAACGATACCTCGGACGGTCCCAAACGCAACCAGATGGATTTGGTCATGGCGCGAGCTGAAGCAGCCAACGTCGCCATTCACTGCTTTGGATACGGCAAGACACACGACCCTTCTTCGCTCTGGCTGCTTTCCAACCATACCCGAGGCTCGTATACGTTTGTTCGCGAATGGCACCAGTTGCGCGAATGCGTTGCTGGCTGCCTGGGTTCGACCATGTCGGTTGCTCTCACCGATGTCAAGGTACATATTGGCGTTCCACAGGACAACTATTTCCGCATTCGAAAGATTGCCGGACTGCCAGGCGCCATTATCTCGTCATCTGGTAAGGACGTCGACATTGATATTGGCGAGATCAAGTTTGGAGAAGCCAAGGATTTGCTGGTGGAGCTCGAACTCGACCTTACGAGCCTGCTGCCGACGCTGATGGAGAGCAGGCGCGATAGCAAGAGCATCGGCCCAGGACCCATCGAGCAGGGCAGTGCGACCGACGATTTCATGCAGAGGATGGGCATTCAGGATCTCAGCTTGACCGATTCAGATGGAGCCGAAGGCTTCCTGGAGCAGATGGTGGAGGAAGTGGGTGTGTTTGAGGCTGATGTCAGCTTTAGGGATCCTGCTACGGGCTTGACCACGTCGCGATTGCCCAATCCGGGCATCCTCACGTTGGAGATTGATATGCACTCGACAGATCCTCTGACCAATGGCCCTCCTGGATTGACGGCAGTGGTAGCCGAGCCTACCGTGACGCGGCGACGACTCGAGGTGCTAGTGTCGGAAATGATGACGCGTTCTCTACTCCTCATTTCGCGCAAGAACTACGGCCAAGCTCTGCGAGTGATTACCGAGACACGACGTATCATCGATACGGTGGTGCAGGCACTTAACGGTCCCAACCAAAACAAACGTCGTTCGCTGGTCGTTCATCGTTCGTCGCAAAGAAAGCTGCGCGAGGCGGCGAATCAGCGCACCATTTGTTCGCTCATGGCCATGATGAGCGATCTAGACATTCTCAGCGAAGGGTTGgatcatcagcatcgatcgagctTTGATCGTGATGGACGCAACTTTGGTGCTCAACAGGCGATGATTTTGCGCGATCAAAAGGCATGGACTACACGTACGGATACAGAACATCTCTACTTTAGGGATGATAACGCGGCTGCTTTTACGGCTTGGTCGGCTTCGTTCGCTTCTATGCGATAA
- a CDS encoding putative ribonucleotide-diphosphate reductase subunit RNR1, translating to MIYVYKRDGRKEVVKFDKVTARISKLCYGLDQNYVDPIEITRKVIEGIYEGVTTVELDNLAAETAAYKTTTHPDYAVLAARIAISNLHKETSKNFSQVVQALYEYVNPKNGRHSPMISDATYKVVMEHKDQLDSAIIYERDFHYNFFGFKTLERSYLLRINGKVAERPQHMLMRVAVGIHGQDIESAIETYNLMSQKYFTHASPTLFNAGTPHPQLSSCFLVTMKDDSIDGIYDTLKTCAMISKTAGGIGLNIHCIRGTGSYIAGTNGVSNGIVPMLRVFNNTARYVDQGGNKRPGAFAIYIEPWHSDVFEFLDLRKNHGKEEVRARELFYALWVPDLFMKRVEQNGDWSLMCPNECPGLADCYGDEFERLYERYEAEGRSKRTVKAQKLWYAILESQTETGNPFILYKDAANRKSNQKNLGTIKCSNLCTEIIEYSAPDEVAVCNLASIALPTFIDPVTKTYDFKRLHSVAKAICKNLNKIIDINYYPVEEARKSNMRHRPIGIGVQGLADAFMIMGYAFESAEARRLNVQIFETIYHAALERSCELAEQHGSYETYAGSPASQGELQYDMWGVTPSDLWDWAELKAKIAKHGLRNSLLLAPMPTASTSQILGFNECFEPYTSNIYSRRVLAGEFQVVNPWLLRELVEQGLWNDTMKNRIIAHGGSIQNVPGIPDRIKKLYKTVWEISQKAIIDMAADRGAFICQSQSLNIHLSAPTFGQLTSMHFYGWKKGLKTGTYYLRTKPASNAIQFTLSVAEVNEAKAAGKRNGGAVELKQDAVAADDVAAAPALAKLTHGVGKLGIDNSITTDGPRTRNADALNAVVPNLADAETPKTAHADADADAADADALDPGFAAALERQKLRQLEADQLACSLENPGACLMCSG from the exons ATGATCTACGTATACAAGCGAG ACGGCCGCAAGGAGGTGGTCAAATTCGACAAGGTCACAGCGAGAATCTCAAAGCTTTGCTACGGCCTCGACCAGAACTATGTCGACCCCATCGAGATCACCCGAAAGGTCATTGAAGGCATCTACGAGGGTGTCACCaccgtcgagctcgacaacctCGCTGCGGAGACCGCCGCCTACAAGACCACCACCCATCCAGACTACGCTGTGCTTGCCGCGCGTATCGCCATCAGCAATTTGCACAAGGAAACCAGCAAGAACTTCAGTCAGGTTGTTCAGGCGCTCTACGAGTACGTCAACCCCAAGAATGGCCGACACAGCCCCATGATCTCTGATGCCACCTACAAGGTCGTCATGGAGCACAAGGAccagctcgactcggccatcATCTACGAACGTGACTTCCACTACAACTTTTTCGGcttcaagacgctcgagcgTTCCTATTTGCTCCGCATCAACGGCAAGGTCGCAGAGCGTCCCCAGCACATGCTCATGCGAGTCGCTGTCGGCATCCACGGCCAGGACATCGAGAGCGCCATCGAGACGTACAACCTTATGTCGCAAAAGTACTTTACCCACGCCTCGCCTACGCTCTTCAACGCCGGTACCCCGCACCCGCAGCTCTCGTCGTGCTTCCTTGTTACCATGAAGGAtgactcgatcgacggCATCTACGATACCCTCAAGACTTGTGCCATGATCTCCAAGACGGCCGGTGGCATCGGCCTCAACATCCATTGCATCCGTGGCACCGGCTCGTACATTGCCGGCACCAACGGTGTCAGCAACGGCATTGTGCCCATGCTCCGCGTCTTCAACAACACTGCGCGCTACGTCGACCAGGGTGGCAACAAGCGTCCCGGTGCCTTTGCTATTTACATTGAACCATGGCACTCGGACGTCTTTGAGTTCCTCGACCTGCGCAAGAACCACGGAAAGGAGGAGGTGCGTGCGCGTGAGCTCTTCTATGCACTCTGGGTGCCTGATCTCTTCATGAAGAGGGTCGAGCAGAACGGCGACTGGTCGCTCATGTGCCCCAACGAGTGCCCTGGTCTGGCCGACTGCTACGGTGACGAGTTTGAGCGCCTCTACGAGCGCTACGAGGCCGAGGgtcgctcgaagcgcaccGTCAAAGCGCAGAAGCTCTGGTACGCCATCCTCGAGTCACAGACCGAGACGGGCAACCCTTTCATCCTGTACAAGGACGCCGCCAACCGCAAGAGCAACCAGAAGAACCTCGGCACGATCAAGTGCTCCAACTTGTGTACCGAGATCATCGAGTACAGCGCTCCCGACGAGGTGGCAGTGTGCAacctcgcctcgatcgcacTGCCCACGTTCATTGACCCAGTGACCAAGACGTACGACTTTAAGCGTCTGCACAGCGTTGCCAAGGCCATCTGCAAGAACCTGAACAAGATCATCGACATTAACTACTATCCGGTCGAGGAGGCGCGCAAGTCCAACATGCGTCACCGTCCGATCGGGATCGGTGTTCAGGGCCTTGCGGATGCGTTCATGATCATGGGGTATGCGTTTGAGTCGGCCGAGGCTCGGCGACTGAACGTGCAGATCTTTGAGACCATCTACCACGCCGCACTGGAGCGATCGTGCGAgctggctgagcagcaCGGCAGCTACGAGACGTACGCCGGCTCGCCCGCTTCGCAGGGTGAGTTGCAGTACGACATGTGGGGGGTCACGCCGTCGGACCTGTGGGACTGGGCGGAgctcaaggccaagatcgccaagcACGGGCTTCGCaactcgctgctgctggcacCGATGCCGACCGCTTCGACGAGTCAGATCCTGGGCTTTAACGAGTGCTTCGAGCCTTATACGTCCAACATCTACTCTCGGCGTGTGCTCGCGGGTGAGTTCCAGGTGGTGAACCCGTGGTTGTTGCgcgagctggtggagcAGGGCCTGTGGAACGACACGATGAAGAACCGTATCATCGCGCACGGCGGATCGATCCAGAACGTGCCAGGCATTCCTGACCGCATCAAGAAGCTGTACAAGACGGTCTGGGAGATCAGCCAGAAGGCGATCATCGACATGGCTGCGGACCGAGGAGCGTTTATCTGCCAGTCGCAGTCGCTCAACATTCACCTTTCGGCACCGACGTTTGGACAGCTCACCTCGATGCACTTTTACGGCTGGAAAAAGGGACTCAAGACGGGTACGTACTATCTGCGAACCAAGCCGGCGTCGAACGCGATCCAATTTACGCTCTCGGTGGCCGAGGTCAACGAGGCCAAGGCGGCTGGCAAGCGCAATGGCGGCGCggtcgagctcaagcaggaTGCGGTcgctgccgacgacgtCGCGGCGGCTCCGGCGCTAGCCAAGCTCACGCACGGCGTCGGCAAGCTGGGCATCGACAacagcatcaccaccgaCGGACCGCGCACACGTAATGCAGACGCACTCAACGCGGTCGTCCCCAACCTGGCTGACGCCGAGACGCCCAAGACGGCGCacgctgacgctgacgccgatgccgccgacgccgacgcgCTCGACCCCGgctttgcagcagcactcgaGAGGCAGAAACTCAGACAGCTCGAGGCTGACCAACTCGCCTGTTCGCTCGAAAACCCCGGTGCGTGCCTCATGTGTTCTGGCTAA
- a CDS encoding putative acyl-CoA oxidase: protein MSSWTDDLTMDTMAKERANPPFDVRKMSIEHHGSESDLIKKEKFMLEASRDPVFYSGDIYDLTKEQIRERTMQRIQRLAHYVTSESVDDFQKRMELMSLLDPGLWTRLGVHYGLFLGAIRSAATPNQFSYWMEKGVVSCQGMFGCFGMTELAHGSNVAGLETTAHFDGQTDEFIIHTPNLGATKWWIGGAAQTATHCSVFAQLIVKGKRYGTKTFIVPLRDPKSFQLLPGINIGDIGKKMGRDGIDNGYIQFTNVRIPRAYMLMKHTQVTRDGEVREPPLQQLTYGALLQGRTAMVADAANTAKKALTVSVRYAAARRQFKSDAKAELETQIIDYPIHQRRLMPLVAQAVAFGYTALELQRLFNETSQALEALEPGDPNLDATIEKLKETHSTSAGLKAFCTWATLETIDRSRQACGGHGYSSYNGFANMYSDFAVHCTWEGDNTILALQAGRFLISAFQDALDGKKQVSQGTKYMNDLNKVLSAKCESNDALDTLDGIDRGWATVAAHAVKKATEDYRACLKAGRSKEQAFEDCSQVRFVAASIHTSGYIFRQFRAAVERVEKSDDGVREHLELLAKFYGLWQMEEKAAFFLRSGWLTPEQLDYASAKVTEYCAKTRSFAIPLIDSFAISDHVLNSPIGRYDGDIYREYFRMVRRNNPQLKEHPYFERLIRPFIERQLPEVEDFDEAIGIDDEIEEIKQDREEAEAEAKAQAAGKKE from the exons ATGTCGTCTTGGACCGACGACCTCACCATGGACACCATGGCAAAGGAGAGAGCCAATCCTCCCTTTGACGTTCGAAAG ATGTCCATCGAACACCACGGCAGCGAGAGCGATCTGATCAAAAAGGAAAAGTTCATGCTCGAAGCCAGTCGCGACCCTGTCTTCTACTCGGGAGACATCTATGACCTCACCAAGGAGCAGATTCGCGAGCGTACCATGCAGCGCATTCAGCGTCTCGCCCACTACGTCACCAGCGAGTCGGTTGACGACTTCCAGAAGCGTATGGAGCTCATGTCGCTTCTCGACCCTGGTCTTTGGACGCGTCTCGGTGTCCATTACGGTCTCTTCCTTGGCGCCATTCGCTCCGCTGCCACGCCCAACCAGTTTTCCTACTGGATGGAGAAGGGCGTTGTTTCGTGCCAGGGCATGTTTGGTTGCTTTGGTATGACCGAGCTCGCCCACGGCTCCAACGTCGCCGGCCTGGAGACCACCGCTCACTTCGATGGCCAGACTGACGAGTTTATCATCCACACTCCCAATCTTGGCGCTACAAAATGGTGGATCGGCGGTGCCGCTCAGACTGCTACCCATTGCTCCGTCTTTGCCCAGCTCATCGTCAAGGGCAAGCGATACGGCACAAAGACGTTTATCGTGCCTCTTCGTGACCCCAAGAGCTTCCAGCTGCTCCCCGGAATCAACATTGGCGATATCGGCAAGAAGATGGGTCGTGACGGCATCGATAATGGTTACATCCAGTTCACCAACGTCCGCATTCCACGAGCCTACATGCTGATGAAGCACACTCAGGTCACCCGCGACGGTGAGGTGCGCGAGCCCcctctgcagcagctcaccTACGGTGCTCTTCTTCAGGGCCGAACGGCCATGgtcgccgatgctgccaacacgGCCAAAAAGGCGCTCACCGTCTCGGTGCGATACGCTGCTGCACGACGACAGTTCAAGTCGGATGCAAaggccgagctcgagacgcagaTCATCGACTACCCTATCCACCAACGACGTCTCATGCCTCTTGTCGCCCAGGCGGTTGCCTTTGGATACactgcgctcgagctgcagcgtcttTTCAACGAGACCTCGcaggcgctcgaggctcTCGAGCCTGGTGACCCTAACCTCGACGCTACCATTGAGAAGCTCAAGGAAACCCACTCTACCAGTGCCGGTCTCAAGGCTTTCTGCACCTGGGCAACCCTCGAGACTATCGACCGCTCCCGACAGGCCTGTGGTGGTCACGGTTACTCGAGCTACAACGGATTTGCCAATATGTACTCTGATTTCGCAGTCCACTGCACATGGGAAG GTGACAACacgatcttggccttgcAGGCGGGTCGTTTCCTGATCTCGGCATTCCAGGATGCTCTTGATGGCAAGAAGCAGGTGAGCCAGGGCACCAAGTACATGAACGATCTGAACAAGGTGCTGTCGGCCAAGTGCGAGTCGAACGACGCACTGGACACGCTCGATGGCATTGACCGTGGTTGGGCCACCGTCGCTGCTCATGCCGTCAAGAAGGCGACGGAAGACTACCGCGCTTGCCTCAAGGCGGGTCGAAGCAAGGAGCAGGCTTTCGAGGATTGCTCGCAGGTGCGATTTGTTGCTGCCAGCATTCACACGAGCGGCTACATTTTCCGTCAGTTCCGCGCTGCGGTGGAGCGAGTCGAGAAGAGTGACGACGGTGTGCGcgagcacctcgagctgttggcCAAATTCTATGGTCTCTGGCAAATGGAGGAGAAAGCCGCCTTCTTCCTGCGCAGTGGTTGGTTGACGcctgagcagctcgactACGCTTCGGCCAAGGTGACCGAGTACTGTGCCAAGACGCGATCGTTCGCCATCCCTCTGATTGACTCGTTTGCCATCTCGGACCACGTCCTCAACTCGCCCATCGGTAGGTACGACGGTGACATTTACCGCGAGTACTTCCGTATGGTGCGCCGAAACAACCcgcagctcaaggagcACCCATACTTTGAGCGTCTGATCCGACCCTTCATTGAACGACAGTTGCCCGAGGTTGAAGACTTTGACGAGGCTAttggcatcgacgacgagatcgaggagaTTAAGCAGGACCgcgaagaagccgaggccgaggccaAGGCTCAGGCTGCTGGGAAAAAGGAGTAG